A genomic window from Klebsiella quasipneumoniae subsp. quasipneumoniae includes:
- a CDS encoding alpha/beta hydrolase, whose amino-acid sequence MTAFTQKLTAAIPAMLLCVSLSGVTTMSYADTTNPNAPVSLGEKWDKTFAESTKVDHRKVTFTNRYGITLVGDLYLPKDRGDRKLAAIAVSGPFGAVKEQSSGLYAQTLAEQGFVTLAFDPSYTGESGGYPRNVASPDINTEDFSAAVDFLGLQKEVDRHRIGLLGICGWGGMALNDAAMDTRVKAVATSVMYDMSRAMGHGVGDGKDRYTTADRRAVLQYLNAQRWKDAANGTFAPGGHDIYVDDKGNVSAADRILPETLPVNPNPVLKEFFDYYRMPRGFHPRSVNSTGARNATMPLSFMNMPLLNYAGEVTIPTLIVTGEKAHSRYFAEAAYKAIGSNEKELVIVPGANHVDLYDNAAGKIPFSQFEQFFKTNLK is encoded by the coding sequence ATGACTGCTTTCACCCAAAAACTGACAGCCGCGATACCCGCCATGCTGCTGTGCGTCTCATTAAGTGGAGTCACAACGATGAGTTATGCAGATACGACCAATCCGAACGCGCCCGTTTCCCTGGGCGAAAAATGGGATAAAACGTTTGCTGAGAGCACGAAAGTGGATCACCGTAAGGTGACCTTTACCAACCGCTACGGGATCACCCTGGTCGGGGACCTCTATTTGCCGAAGGATCGCGGCGACCGCAAACTGGCCGCCATTGCCGTTAGCGGTCCTTTCGGCGCGGTAAAAGAGCAATCCAGCGGCCTGTATGCACAGACGCTGGCTGAACAAGGGTTTGTCACCCTGGCGTTTGACCCATCCTATACGGGTGAAAGCGGTGGCTACCCACGTAACGTGGCTTCGCCGGACATCAATACCGAGGATTTCAGTGCCGCGGTGGACTTTCTGGGCCTGCAAAAAGAGGTGGATCGCCACCGTATCGGTTTGCTCGGCATTTGCGGATGGGGCGGTATGGCCTTAAACGACGCGGCGATGGATACGCGCGTCAAAGCGGTGGCGACCAGCGTCATGTATGACATGAGCCGCGCGATGGGGCATGGAGTCGGCGATGGCAAAGACCGCTACACGACAGCCGACCGCCGAGCGGTACTGCAGTACCTGAACGCGCAGCGCTGGAAGGATGCGGCAAACGGCACTTTCGCCCCCGGCGGGCATGACATTTATGTTGATGATAAAGGCAACGTCAGCGCTGCCGATCGTATTTTGCCGGAAACCTTGCCCGTCAATCCCAACCCGGTCCTGAAAGAGTTCTTCGATTATTACCGTATGCCGCGTGGTTTCCATCCGCGTTCGGTTAATTCAACCGGGGCAAGGAATGCGACGATGCCGCTGTCGTTTATGAATATGCCGCTGCTGAATTATGCCGGCGAAGTGACTATTCCGACGCTTATCGTGACTGGCGAAAAAGCCCATTCTCGCTATTTTGCCGAAGCTGCCTATAAGGCTATTGGCAGCAACGAGAAAGAACTGGTGATTGTCCCTGGCGCAAACCATGTCGATCTTTATGACAACGCCGCAGGCAAAATTCCCTTTAGTCAGTTTGAGCAGTTCTTTAAAACCAACCTGAAATAG
- a CDS encoding LysR family transcriptional regulator — protein MAKRENYNDLYLFMQVVREGSFTAAAQRLGLAQSGISRAVRELEERLGVQLLVRTTRRLSLTQAGEQLYHNVESGFDALDMGLATLAHYRQTPSGTVRINASQHAIDKVLLPKLAVFKQRYPDIRLELISESRFVDIIAERFDAGVRLGPEVGSGMIAVRISPDMEMAVVGTPEHFRRYGFPQTPADLVVHPCIAYQFGDGSLYAWELNVDGKKITHPPQGQWAFADSYMEAKAARLGLGLAYVPEELITDDLAQGTLIRVLQRYSQRLEGSFLYYPHRNVSPALRAVIDTLRM, from the coding sequence ATGGCAAAACGGGAAAACTATAACGATCTTTATCTGTTTATGCAGGTGGTGCGGGAAGGCAGTTTTACCGCCGCAGCGCAACGACTTGGCCTGGCGCAGTCCGGGATCAGCCGTGCGGTTCGTGAACTTGAAGAGCGCCTGGGCGTTCAGCTTCTGGTGCGCACCACCCGCCGTTTGTCGCTCACTCAGGCGGGTGAACAGCTCTATCACAATGTCGAATCCGGTTTCGACGCCTTAGATATGGGACTCGCCACGCTGGCCCACTATCGTCAAACGCCCTCCGGTACGGTACGCATCAATGCCAGCCAGCATGCCATTGATAAAGTCCTGCTGCCGAAGCTGGCAGTATTTAAACAACGCTATCCCGATATCAGACTGGAACTGATCAGCGAAAGCCGGTTTGTCGATATTATTGCGGAGCGATTCGATGCGGGCGTACGTCTGGGCCCGGAAGTCGGAAGCGGCATGATTGCGGTGCGCATTTCGCCCGATATGGAGATGGCGGTGGTGGGTACACCGGAACATTTTCGACGCTACGGCTTTCCACAAACGCCCGCCGATTTAGTCGTCCACCCCTGCATCGCTTATCAGTTTGGCGACGGCAGCCTTTACGCCTGGGAACTTAACGTGGATGGCAAAAAAATCACTCATCCGCCGCAGGGACAGTGGGCTTTCGCCGATAGCTATATGGAAGCCAAAGCGGCCAGGCTCGGTCTGGGGCTGGCCTATGTCCCGGAAGAACTGATTACCGACGATCTAGCGCAGGGCACGCTTATCCGGGTGCTCCAACGTTATAGCCAGCGTCTGGAAGGTTCATTTCTCTATTACCCGCACCGCAATGTGTCGCCCGCGCTGAGAGCGGTTATTGATACATTGCGAATGTAG
- a CDS encoding VOC family protein — protein MKVLNILIRRCVLLSCYEETVSFYENLIAQKARLRFDYPEYDLKLAQVGSVLLIGGTEKSLAPFRATEATFLVNDISAWEKHLPSTGATIINPVKIVPTGWNMLVQHPDGMIAEYVEHHDKNPADEIF, from the coding sequence ATGAAAGTCCTCAATATTCTGATCCGTCGATGCGTGCTGCTGAGCTGTTATGAAGAAACCGTTTCGTTCTATGAAAACCTCATCGCGCAGAAGGCGAGGTTGCGCTTCGACTATCCCGAATACGACCTCAAACTGGCGCAGGTGGGTTCGGTGCTTTTAATCGGCGGAACCGAGAAAAGCCTGGCGCCTTTTCGCGCTACCGAGGCCACTTTCCTGGTCAACGACATTTCCGCCTGGGAGAAACATCTGCCTTCCACCGGAGCAACGATTATCAACCCGGTGAAGATCGTGCCAACCGGCTGGAACATGCTGGTTCAGCATCCGGATGGTATGATTGCCGAATACGTTGAGCATCATGACAAAAACCCAGCGGATGAGATCTTCTGA
- a CDS encoding ABC transporter substrate-binding protein, translating into MKYPVALTCGALWLASVSSLAWAADVPPGTVLAENQLLVRHIKDEPASLDPAKAVGLPEIQVIRDLFEGLVNQDAKGNLIPGVATRWQSNDNRVWTFTLRDNARWSDGTPVTAEDFVYSWRRLVDPKTTSPFAWFAALAGIANAQNIIDGKAAPETLGVTAVDAHTLRVQLDKPLPWFSNLTASFAFYPVQKANVDSGANWTRPGSLVGNGAYVLKDRVVNEKLVVVPNTHYWDNAKTVIQQVTFVPINQESAATKRYLAGDIDITESFPKNMYQKLLKDIPGQVYTPPQLGTYYYAFNTQKGPTADERVRLALSMTIDRRVMAEKVLGTGEKPAWRFTPDVTAGFTPQPSQFESMSQAELNAQAKALLAAAGYGPNRPLKLTLLYNTSENHQKIAIAVASMWKKNLGVEVKLQNQEWKTYIDSRNTGNFDVIRASWVGDYNEPSTFLSLLTSTHSGNISRFNDPAYDKILAQAAVENSAKARNDDYNAAEKIIMVKAPIAPIYQYTNGRLIKPWLKGYPITNPEDVAYSRTMYIVKH; encoded by the coding sequence ATGAAGTATCCTGTCGCTTTGACATGCGGCGCGCTGTGGTTAGCCAGCGTATCTTCTCTGGCCTGGGCGGCGGACGTACCGCCGGGCACGGTACTGGCGGAAAACCAGCTGTTAGTGCGCCATATCAAAGATGAACCCGCCTCGTTAGATCCCGCTAAAGCGGTGGGCCTGCCGGAAATCCAGGTGATCCGCGATCTGTTTGAAGGTTTAGTCAATCAGGATGCGAAAGGCAACCTGATCCCGGGCGTGGCGACCCGCTGGCAGAGCAACGATAACCGCGTCTGGACCTTTACCCTGCGCGATAACGCCCGCTGGTCCGATGGCACGCCTGTCACCGCTGAGGACTTCGTCTATAGCTGGCGGCGTCTGGTGGACCCGAAAACCACCTCGCCGTTCGCCTGGTTTGCCGCGCTGGCGGGGATCGCCAACGCGCAGAACATCATTGACGGCAAAGCCGCGCCGGAGACCCTGGGGGTCACCGCCGTCGACGCCCACACCCTGCGGGTGCAGCTGGATAAGCCGCTGCCGTGGTTCAGCAACCTGACCGCCAGCTTTGCCTTCTACCCGGTACAAAAGGCGAACGTCGACAGCGGGGCAAACTGGACGCGGCCCGGCAGCCTGGTGGGCAATGGCGCCTATGTTCTGAAAGATCGCGTCGTGAATGAAAAGCTGGTAGTGGTGCCCAACACCCACTACTGGGATAACGCCAAAACGGTGATCCAGCAGGTCACCTTTGTGCCGATCAACCAGGAGTCCGCCGCCACCAAACGCTATCTGGCCGGCGATATCGATATCACCGAATCTTTCCCGAAAAATATGTATCAGAAGCTGCTGAAGGATATTCCGGGGCAGGTGTATACCCCACCGCAGCTGGGCACCTACTATTACGCCTTTAATACCCAAAAAGGGCCGACGGCGGACGAGCGGGTGCGACTGGCGCTGAGTATGACCATCGATCGCCGGGTGATGGCGGAGAAGGTGCTGGGGACCGGGGAAAAACCGGCCTGGCGCTTTACCCCGGACGTAACGGCGGGCTTCACGCCGCAGCCGTCGCAGTTTGAGAGCATGAGTCAGGCCGAGCTTAACGCTCAGGCGAAAGCCCTGCTGGCTGCCGCCGGCTATGGCCCGAATCGCCCGCTGAAGCTGACGCTGCTGTATAACACCTCTGAGAACCACCAGAAGATTGCCATCGCGGTGGCGTCGATGTGGAAGAAGAACCTCGGCGTGGAAGTGAAGCTGCAGAATCAGGAGTGGAAAACCTATATCGACAGCCGCAACACCGGCAATTTCGATGTGATCCGCGCCTCGTGGGTAGGGGATTACAACGAGCCGTCCACCTTCCTGTCGCTGCTGACCTCCACCCACAGCGGAAATATCTCCCGCTTTAACGATCCGGCATACGACAAAATCCTCGCCCAGGCGGCGGTGGAAAATTCAGCCAAAGCGCGTAACGACGATTACAACGCGGCGGAGAAGATCATTATGGTCAAAGCGCCGATTGCGCCGATCTACCAGTACACCAACGGTCGGCTGATTAAGCCGTGGCTGAAAGGCTACCCGATCACCAACCCGGAAGATGTGGCCTATAGCCGTACCATGTATATCGTTAAACACTGA
- the mpaA gene encoding murein tripeptide amidase MpaA translates to MSISRPRPQRGDFPPGTRQYGSSELGAPLLWFPAPMADSRSGLIIAGTHGDENSSIVTLSCALRTLKPELRRHHVVLTVNPDGCQLGLRANARGVDLNRNFPAANWRQGETVYRWNSAATERDVVLLTGEQPGSERETQALCQLIHQIHPAWVVSFHDPLACIEDPGHSPLGHWLADAFSLPLVGSVGYDTPGSFGSWCADIGLPCITAEFPPVSADEATERYLPAMTDLLRWQA, encoded by the coding sequence ATGTCTATTTCACGTCCTCGCCCGCAGCGCGGCGACTTTCCGCCGGGGACCCGGCAGTACGGCAGCTCGGAACTGGGCGCGCCGCTGCTGTGGTTTCCTGCGCCGATGGCCGACAGCCGCAGCGGCCTGATTATTGCCGGCACCCACGGCGATGAGAATTCGTCGATTGTGACCCTCTCCTGCGCCCTGCGCACCCTGAAGCCGGAGCTGCGCCGCCATCACGTGGTGCTGACGGTCAATCCTGACGGCTGTCAGCTCGGGCTGCGCGCCAACGCCCGCGGCGTTGACCTCAACCGTAACTTTCCGGCCGCTAACTGGAGACAAGGGGAAACGGTGTACCGCTGGAACAGCGCGGCGACGGAACGAGACGTGGTGTTATTGACCGGCGAACAGCCGGGCTCGGAGCGAGAGACCCAGGCCCTGTGTCAGTTGATCCATCAGATCCATCCGGCGTGGGTGGTCTCCTTTCACGATCCGCTGGCCTGCATCGAAGACCCGGGACACAGCCCGCTGGGACACTGGCTGGCCGACGCCTTCTCACTACCGCTGGTAGGCAGCGTGGGCTACGACACCCCAGGTTCCTTTGGCAGCTGGTGTGCTGATATCGGACTCCCCTGCATCACCGCTGAGTTCCCGCCGGTCTCCGCCGACGAGGCAACCGAGCGTTACCTGCCGGCGATGACCGACCTGCTGCGCTGGCAGGCTTAA
- the ycjG gene encoding L-Ala-D/L-Glu epimerase, whose translation MRNVRVYEEAWPLHTPFVIARGSRSEAKVVVVELEEDGVKGVGECTPYPRYGESIASVMAQVMAIGEQLEAGLTREQLQRLLPAGAARNAIDCSLWDLQARREGKTLPQLLGVTLPNRVITAQTVVIGTADQMAASAAALWQKGAQLLKVKLDDRLISERLIAIRQAAPEATLIVDANESWHSEGLAARCQLLADLGVAMLEQPLPADADAALENFVHPLPICADESCHTRESLPRLRGRYEMVNIKLDKTGGLTEALALAEEAERQGFGRMLGCMLCTSRGIAAALPLAPLARFADLDGPTWLAVDVEPALRFSTGVLHL comes from the coding sequence ATGCGCAACGTGCGAGTGTATGAGGAAGCCTGGCCGCTCCACACCCCCTTTGTGATCGCCCGCGGTAGCCGCAGCGAGGCAAAAGTGGTGGTGGTGGAACTGGAAGAGGACGGTGTGAAAGGGGTGGGGGAATGCACCCCGTATCCCCGCTATGGCGAGAGCATCGCTTCGGTCATGGCCCAGGTGATGGCGATCGGCGAGCAGCTGGAGGCGGGACTTACCCGCGAACAGCTGCAGCGGCTGCTACCGGCAGGCGCCGCGCGCAATGCCATTGACTGCTCCCTGTGGGATCTGCAGGCGCGGCGCGAAGGCAAAACCTTGCCCCAGCTGCTGGGGGTGACGTTGCCAAACCGGGTGATCACCGCCCAGACGGTGGTCATTGGCACGGCGGATCAGATGGCGGCCAGCGCCGCGGCGCTGTGGCAGAAGGGCGCTCAGCTGTTGAAGGTGAAGCTCGACGACCGGCTGATCAGCGAGCGGTTAATCGCTATCCGTCAGGCGGCGCCGGAGGCTACGCTTATTGTCGACGCCAATGAATCCTGGCACAGCGAGGGGCTGGCGGCGCGCTGCCAGCTGCTGGCGGACCTCGGCGTGGCGATGCTTGAGCAGCCGCTCCCTGCCGACGCCGATGCGGCGCTGGAAAATTTCGTCCATCCGCTGCCAATTTGCGCCGACGAGAGCTGCCATACCCGGGAGAGCCTGCCCAGGCTGCGCGGACGCTATGAGATGGTCAATATCAAACTGGACAAAACGGGCGGCCTGACCGAAGCGCTGGCCCTCGCCGAGGAGGCAGAACGACAGGGCTTTGGACGGATGCTGGGCTGTATGCTCTGCACCTCGCGCGGGATCGCCGCCGCGCTACCCCTGGCGCCGCTGGCGCGCTTCGCCGACCTCGACGGCCCGACATGGCTGGCGGTGGACGTCGAGCCGGCGCTGCGGTTCAGCACCGGCGTGCTTCATCTTTAA
- the tpx gene encoding thiol peroxidase, with protein sequence MSQTVHFQGNPVSVQGTIPQAGAKAQPFTLVAKDLSDVALSQYAGKRKVLNIFPSIDTGVCAASVRKFNQLAAELDNTVVLCISADLPFAQSRFCGAEGLSNVVTLSTLRGASFLADYGVAIAAGPLAGLAARAVVVIDENDQVVYSQLVNEITEEPDYDAALAALKA encoded by the coding sequence ATGTCACAAACCGTGCATTTCCAGGGCAACCCCGTTTCTGTTCAGGGCACCATTCCGCAGGCAGGCGCTAAAGCGCAGCCGTTTACGCTGGTCGCCAAAGATCTCTCTGACGTCGCGCTGAGCCAGTACGCCGGCAAACGTAAAGTACTGAATATTTTCCCGAGCATTGATACCGGCGTGTGCGCCGCATCAGTGCGTAAATTCAACCAGCTGGCCGCTGAACTGGACAACACCGTGGTGCTGTGCATTTCCGCTGACCTGCCGTTCGCCCAGTCCCGCTTCTGCGGCGCGGAAGGCCTGAGCAACGTGGTGACCCTTTCCACGCTGCGCGGCGCCTCGTTCCTCGCTGACTACGGCGTCGCCATCGCCGCCGGTCCGCTGGCGGGCCTGGCCGCTCGCGCGGTGGTCGTTATCGATGAAAACGATCAGGTTGTCTACAGCCAGCTGGTGAACGAAATCACCGAAGAGCCGGACTACGACGCCGCGCTGGCCGCCCTGAAAGCCTGA
- a CDS encoding AbrB family transcriptional regulator, with the protein MASRRAIGQWLTLLLLSILFSSLLLRIHLPAALLLGPLIAGLILSLRGVKLRIPRACYLAAQAIVGCMIARAINPSVFGVLFNNWALVLAILLTTLAISGLTGWLLVRYSALPGATGAWGSSPGGASAMVVMAQEYGADVRLVALMQYLRVLFVVGAAALVVRYALGNEAQTMSQAIVWFPPLTLHFPLTLLLTAAGCWLGVRLRIPSGAMLLPMLLGALAQGGGWVMLELPEWLLAMAYAVLGWTVGLQFNKAVFLLALKTLPQIIASILGLILMCALMALGLTHILQMDFMTAYLATSPGGLDTVAIIAAGTRADMSFIMALQTLRLFTILLTGPAMARAISRYAPRQ; encoded by the coding sequence TTGGCGTCGCGTCGCGCGATCGGGCAATGGCTGACATTGCTGCTGCTCTCAATTCTCTTTTCCTCGCTGCTGTTACGCATTCATCTGCCGGCAGCGCTGCTGCTGGGGCCGCTGATTGCCGGTCTCATTTTGAGCCTGCGCGGGGTGAAGCTGAGGATCCCCCGCGCCTGTTATCTGGCGGCGCAGGCTATCGTCGGCTGTATGATCGCCCGCGCCATTAACCCCTCCGTTTTTGGCGTGCTGTTCAACAACTGGGCGCTGGTGCTGGCGATCCTGTTAACGACCCTGGCGATCAGCGGCCTCACCGGCTGGTTGCTGGTCCGCTACAGCGCGCTGCCGGGCGCCACCGGCGCCTGGGGAAGCTCTCCCGGCGGGGCGTCGGCAATGGTGGTGATGGCTCAGGAGTACGGGGCTGATGTACGCCTGGTGGCGCTGATGCAGTATCTGCGAGTGCTGTTTGTCGTCGGCGCGGCGGCGCTGGTGGTGCGCTATGCCCTGGGCAACGAGGCGCAAACAATGAGCCAGGCTATCGTCTGGTTTCCACCGTTGACCCTTCATTTCCCTTTAACGCTGCTGCTGACAGCGGCGGGCTGCTGGCTGGGCGTGCGGCTGCGCATTCCTTCCGGCGCCATGCTGCTGCCGATGCTGCTCGGCGCGCTGGCCCAGGGGGGCGGCTGGGTGATGCTGGAGCTGCCGGAGTGGCTGCTGGCGATGGCCTACGCGGTGCTGGGCTGGACGGTGGGACTGCAGTTTAACAAGGCGGTTTTTCTGTTGGCCCTGAAGACGCTGCCGCAGATTATCGCCTCCATTCTTGGGCTAATCCTGATGTGCGCCCTGATGGCCCTCGGCCTGACCCACATTCTGCAGATGGATTTCATGACCGCCTATCTGGCCACCAGCCCTGGCGGACTCGACACGGTGGCGATTATCGCCGCCGGCACCCGGGCGGATATGTCGTTTATTATGGCGCTACAGACGCTGCGGCTGTTTACCATCCTGCTGACCGGCCCGGCGATGGCGCGGGCTATTTCCCGCTATGCGCCGCGGCAATAA
- the tyrR gene encoding transcriptional regulator TyrR → MRLEVFCEDRLGLTRELLDLLVLRGIDLRGIDIDPIGRIYLNFAELEFATFSSLMAEIRRIAGVTDVRTVPWMPSEREHLALSALLVAMPEPVLSLDTKGRVELANPASCLLFGQSQAKLRNHPVAQLIDDFNVQRWLESSPQETLAEHVVVNGQNYLLEVTPVYLEGEHNERVLTGAVAMLRSTVRMGRQLQTMTSQDTSAFSQILAVGPKMRHVVEQARKLAMLSAPLLIVGDTGTGKDLLAHACHLASPRAGKPYLALNCGSIPEDAVESELFGDALQGKKGFFEQANGGSVLLDEIGEMSPRMQTKLLRFLNDGTFRRVGEDHEVHVDVRVICATQKNLVELVQKGLFREDLYYRLNVLTLYLPPLRDCPQDIMPLTELFVARFADEQGIPRPKLSADLSTVLTRYSWPGNVRQLKNAVYRALTQLEGFELRPQDILLPDHDVASLPVGEEAMEGSLDDITRRFERSVLTQLYRSYPSTRKLAKRLGVSHTAIANKLREYGLSQKKGDE, encoded by the coding sequence ATGCGTCTTGAAGTCTTTTGTGAAGACCGCCTCGGTCTGACTCGTGAATTGCTCGATTTGCTGGTGCTGCGCGGCATTGATCTGCGTGGTATCGATATTGACCCTATTGGCCGTATCTACCTCAATTTTGCCGAACTGGAGTTCGCCACCTTCAGCAGCCTGATGGCGGAGATCCGCCGTATCGCCGGCGTGACAGACGTGCGCACCGTGCCGTGGATGCCATCCGAGCGTGAACATCTGGCGCTGAGCGCGCTGCTGGTGGCGATGCCGGAGCCGGTGCTGTCGCTGGATACCAAAGGCAGGGTCGAACTGGCCAACCCCGCCAGCTGCCTGCTGTTTGGCCAAAGCCAGGCGAAGCTGCGCAACCATCCGGTGGCGCAACTGATCGACGATTTTAACGTCCAGCGCTGGCTGGAAAGCAGCCCGCAGGAGACGCTGGCGGAGCATGTGGTGGTGAATGGGCAGAACTACCTGCTGGAAGTGACCCCGGTTTATCTGGAAGGGGAGCATAACGAGCGAGTGCTGACCGGCGCCGTGGCGATGCTGCGCTCAACCGTGCGCATGGGACGCCAGCTGCAGACCATGACCAGCCAGGACACCAGCGCCTTCAGCCAGATCCTCGCGGTGGGGCCGAAAATGCGCCACGTGGTGGAGCAAGCGCGTAAGCTGGCGATGCTCAGCGCGCCGCTGCTGATTGTCGGCGACACCGGCACGGGTAAAGATCTGCTGGCGCACGCCTGCCATCTGGCCAGTCCGCGGGCGGGCAAACCCTATCTGGCGCTCAACTGCGGCTCCATTCCTGAGGACGCCGTTGAGAGCGAGCTGTTCGGTGACGCGCTGCAGGGCAAAAAAGGCTTCTTTGAGCAAGCTAACGGCGGCTCGGTGCTGCTGGATGAAATTGGCGAGATGTCGCCGCGAATGCAGACCAAGCTGCTGCGCTTCCTCAACGACGGCACCTTCCGCCGCGTTGGCGAGGATCATGAAGTGCACGTTGATGTGCGGGTGATCTGCGCGACGCAGAAAAACCTGGTCGAGCTGGTGCAGAAAGGGCTGTTCCGGGAAGATCTTTACTATCGCCTCAATGTCCTGACGCTGTATCTGCCGCCGCTGCGCGACTGCCCGCAGGACATTATGCCGCTGACGGAGCTGTTCGTGGCGCGCTTTGCCGATGAGCAGGGGATCCCCCGACCGAAGCTCTCCGCCGATCTCAGTACGGTACTTACCCGCTACAGCTGGCCCGGCAACGTCCGCCAGCTGAAGAATGCCGTTTATCGCGCGCTAACCCAGCTGGAAGGATTCGAGCTGCGTCCGCAGGACATTTTGCTGCCGGACCACGACGTCGCCTCGCTGCCGGTGGGCGAGGAGGCCATGGAAGGATCGCTGGACGACATTACCCGCCGCTTTGAGCGCTCGGTATTGACCCAGCTCTATCGCAGCTACCCCAGCACCCGTAAGCTGGCGAAGCGGCTGGGGGTGTCGCATACCGCCATCGCCAATAAACTGCGCGAATATGGTTTGAGTCAGAAAAAGGGCGACGAATAA
- a CDS encoding 6-phospho-beta-glucosidase — protein sequence MSGLKIVVIGGGSSYTPELIEGLLNRYHEMPVASLWLVDIEEGREKVEIIAGLARRMIAKAGLIIEVVATLDRESALRDADFVCSQFRAGCLDARISDERISLKYGLIGQETNGLGGFANACRTIPIALAIAADMERLCPDAWLLNFTNPSGMVTEAILRHSRIKAVGLCNVPVIMQKGVTTLLQCADEKEVVMQVAGLNHFIFVRQILHKGKEWLPEVIAEINAGRDPLVPRNIPPFRWPSHLLQGLGMIPCAYLRYYYMKDDLLRQELAEAGGEGTRGEVVKQLEKTLFEQYSDPHLAVKPKALEGRGGQYYSEAACELMNAIYNDKRIIMHVNTRNNGAINGLPDDCAVEVSALITASGPLPLNVAPFPDDTLRLLQLMKSFEQLTIEAAITGNRHTAWRALVLNPLIVSGEKLEQALDEVIAHNRQWLPAFHA from the coding sequence ATGTCAGGACTCAAAATTGTGGTGATTGGCGGCGGCTCCAGCTACACCCCGGAACTGATTGAAGGTTTGCTTAACCGCTATCACGAGATGCCGGTCGCTTCGCTATGGTTGGTGGACATTGAAGAGGGCAGAGAGAAAGTCGAGATCATCGCCGGACTGGCGCGGCGAATGATCGCCAAAGCCGGGCTGATCATCGAGGTGGTGGCTACCCTGGATCGGGAGAGCGCCCTGCGCGATGCCGATTTCGTCTGCTCGCAGTTTCGCGCCGGCTGCCTTGACGCCCGCATCAGCGATGAACGTATTTCCCTCAAGTATGGCCTGATCGGCCAGGAGACCAACGGCCTTGGGGGCTTCGCCAATGCCTGCCGTACCATTCCCATCGCCCTGGCGATTGCTGCCGATATGGAACGACTCTGCCCTGACGCCTGGCTGCTGAACTTTACCAACCCGTCGGGGATGGTGACCGAAGCGATCCTGCGCCACAGTCGCATCAAAGCCGTCGGCCTGTGTAATGTGCCGGTGATTATGCAAAAAGGGGTGACCACCCTGCTGCAATGCGCTGACGAAAAGGAGGTAGTGATGCAGGTCGCCGGCCTGAACCACTTTATCTTCGTGCGCCAGATCCTGCACAAAGGAAAAGAATGGCTGCCGGAGGTCATCGCCGAGATCAATGCCGGTCGGGATCCGCTGGTGCCGCGCAACATTCCGCCGTTCCGTTGGCCGTCGCATCTCCTGCAGGGCTTAGGCATGATCCCCTGCGCCTATCTGCGTTATTACTACATGAAGGACGATCTGCTGCGTCAGGAGCTGGCGGAGGCGGGCGGCGAAGGGACCCGTGGCGAAGTGGTTAAGCAACTGGAAAAAACCTTGTTTGAACAGTACAGCGACCCGCACCTCGCGGTTAAACCGAAGGCGCTGGAGGGCCGTGGCGGTCAGTACTATTCCGAGGCGGCCTGCGAGCTGATGAATGCCATCTACAATGACAAGCGCATTATCATGCACGTCAACACGCGCAACAACGGCGCCATCAATGGCCTGCCGGATGACTGTGCGGTGGAGGTCAGCGCGCTGATCACCGCTTCCGGTCCGCTGCCCCTCAACGTGGCGCCGTTCCCTGACGATACCCTGCGTTTGCTGCAGCTGATGAAATCTTTCGAACAGCTGACCATCGAGGCCGCCATCACCGGCAACCGCCATACGGCGTGGCGCGCGCTGGTGCTGAATCCGCTGATTGTCAGCGGCGAGAAGCTCGAACAAGCGTTGGATGAAGTGATCGCCCATAACCGCCAGTGGCTGCCTGCCTTCCATGCTTAA